A stretch of the Streptosporangium sp. NBC_01755 genome encodes the following:
- a CDS encoding DUF397 domain-containing protein produces the protein MDDVTRELGTAAWRKSSLSGDNGGNCVEIAKLSGGHRGIRDSKNPTGPALTLTSTQWTTFLHGVRNGEFD, from the coding sequence GTGGACGACGTAACCAGGGAACTCGGCACGGCCGCGTGGCGCAAGTCCTCGCTGTCCGGCGACAACGGCGGCAACTGCGTGGAGATCGCGAAGCTGTCCGGCGGCCACCGAGGCATCCGCGACAGCAAGAACCCCACCGGCCCGGCCCTGACCCTCACCTCGACCCAGTGGACCACCTTCCTGCACGGCGTGCGGAACGGCGAGTTCGACTAA
- a CDS encoding DMT family transporter, whose amino-acid sequence MIIVISLGAACLLGLGFVAQQHAAYRQPLEDMLRLRLLLHLIRTPLWLAGIGLMLCGQILGALALREADVAKVVPLLAMNLLFALTAAHVIYQEPFGRMLQLGAVLVGGGVALFLYGGRPHGGTLPAPGSLRWLTVLSVIVVAGGLVMFGLRRSLQVKAMLLAAAAGVLYGLQDVLTRSSLLTLSNGLNLAATWQPYLLPCVAVVGLLLNQSAFDAAPLRISLPATTAAEPITGIVLGVAIFSERLRVTPEALAAEVAGLIAMVTGIVILGRSQSLAKPMRNALRRPDGDRQ is encoded by the coding sequence GTGATCATCGTGATCTCGCTGGGTGCGGCGTGCCTTCTCGGCCTCGGCTTCGTCGCACAGCAGCATGCGGCGTACCGCCAGCCCCTGGAGGACATGCTGCGCCTGCGCCTGCTGCTGCACCTCATCCGCACGCCGTTGTGGCTGGCCGGGATCGGGCTGATGCTCTGCGGCCAGATCCTCGGCGCCCTCGCGCTGCGGGAGGCGGACGTGGCGAAGGTGGTGCCGCTACTGGCGATGAACCTGCTGTTCGCGCTGACCGCGGCCCATGTCATCTACCAGGAGCCGTTCGGCCGCATGCTGCAGCTGGGCGCGGTGCTGGTGGGCGGAGGAGTGGCGCTGTTCCTGTACGGCGGTCGGCCCCATGGCGGGACCCTGCCTGCACCGGGTTCCCTGCGGTGGCTGACGGTGCTTTCGGTGATCGTGGTGGCGGGTGGGCTGGTCATGTTCGGTCTGCGGCGTTCCCTGCAGGTCAAGGCGATGTTGCTGGCGGCGGCCGCCGGGGTGCTGTACGGGCTGCAGGACGTGCTGACGCGCAGCTCCCTGCTCACGCTGAGCAACGGGCTGAACCTGGCCGCTACCTGGCAGCCGTACCTTCTGCCCTGCGTCGCCGTGGTGGGGCTGCTGCTCAACCAGAGCGCGTTCGACGCCGCCCCGCTCCGGATCTCGTTGCCGGCCACCACGGCCGCTGAGCCGATCACCGGGATCGTGCTGGGCGTGGCGATCTTCTCCGAGCGTCTGCGGGTCACTCCGGAGGCGCTCGCGGCGGAGGTGGCCGGCTTGATCGCGATGGTGACCGGCATCGTCATCCTCGGCCGGTCTCAGTCTCTGGCCAAGCCGATGCGGAATGCTCTTCGGCGCCCGGACGGGGATCGGCAGTGA
- a CDS encoding RNA polymerase sigma factor, whose protein sequence is MDGGTERMALRWFGAARRRARTREDDTRVLARVADGDAGALTELYERYARPLFAFIYRLAGDRGTAEEILQDTLLAVWRSAGTYQSRSSVNIWLFGVARRQAHNRLRGVPPPLAAEPPDGVDPLPGPEELAVGDDRVRAVLARLPLAQREVVVLAFLDDLSHREIAEVLEIPVGTVKSRLHHARATLRRCVDEQPS, encoded by the coding sequence GTGGACGGGGGAACCGAGAGGATGGCACTGCGCTGGTTCGGCGCCGCGCGTCGGCGTGCCCGCACGAGGGAGGACGACACCCGTGTGCTGGCCAGGGTGGCCGACGGCGACGCGGGCGCGCTGACCGAACTGTACGAGCGATACGCCAGGCCGCTGTTCGCCTTCATCTACCGGCTCGCCGGGGATCGGGGCACGGCCGAGGAGATCCTCCAGGACACGCTGCTGGCCGTGTGGCGCTCGGCGGGCACCTACCAGAGCCGCTCCAGCGTCAACATCTGGCTGTTCGGGGTGGCGCGCAGGCAGGCGCACAACCGGCTCCGCGGCGTTCCACCTCCTCTGGCGGCCGAACCGCCCGACGGCGTCGACCCCCTGCCCGGCCCCGAGGAACTGGCCGTGGGCGACGACCGGGTGCGGGCGGTGCTGGCCCGGCTGCCGCTGGCCCAGCGCGAGGTGGTCGTACTCGCCTTCCTCGACGACCTGAGCCACCGGGAGATCGCCGAAGTGCTGGAAATCCCGGTCGGCACGGTGAAAAGCCGCCTGCATCACGCCCGAGCGACCCTGAGGAGGTGCGTCGATGAACAACCGTCCTGA
- a CDS encoding nucleotidyltransferase family protein, whose product MSVDFTTVYTHLVRLCEKYGIAELAVFGSVARGEDHEGSDVDLLYVLKPDSDIGIEFFGFQEELEALLGRKVDVVSKEGLHWVIRDQVLDDAQVLYAA is encoded by the coding sequence ATGAGCGTTGACTTCACGACCGTTTATACGCATTTGGTCAGACTTTGCGAGAAGTACGGTATTGCCGAGTTGGCTGTTTTCGGGTCGGTTGCTCGTGGCGAGGATCACGAAGGAAGCGACGTCGACCTCCTCTACGTCCTGAAGCCGGACAGTGACATCGGGATCGAGTTCTTCGGTTTCCAGGAGGAGTTGGAAGCTCTGCTTGGCCGCAAGGTCGACGTGGTCTCCAAGGAAGGCCTCCACTGGGTCATCCGGGACCAGGTCCTCGATGACGCCCAGGTGCTGTATGCAGCGTGA
- a CDS encoding Vgb family protein, with protein MEICADTRRRRSDAADLDRSTAPSGPPAFLFGSSFFGKGCHASSLSAPGVSARGHGSGPGGKHPSVGIRLHPSATPPTTDSQPAHIATGPDGAVWFTESAGNKIGRITTAGTINEYALPTVVSGPFDITAGPDDNLWLTEDYVDKIAIVTP; from the coding sequence CTGGAGATCTGTGCCGACACCCGCCGACGGCGGTCTGACGCCGCGGACCTCGATCGCTCAACCGCGCCCAGCGGCCCGCCCGCGTTCCTTTTTGGTTCTTCTTTCTTTGGGAAGGGATGTCATGCGTCATCGCTCTCGGCGCCTGGGGTATCCGCTCGTGGTCATGGCTCTGGTCCTGGCGGCAAGCACCCCTCTGTCGGTATCCGCCTCCACCCCTCCGCCACACCCCCCACCACCGATTCCCAGCCGGCGCACATCGCCACGGGACCGGACGGCGCGGTGTGGTTCACCGAGTCGGCCGGGAACAAGATCGGGCGGATCACCACCGCCGGGACGATCAATGAGTACGCGTTGCCGACCGTCGTCTCCGGGCCGTTCGACATCACGGCCGGCCCCGATGACAATCTCTGGCTCACCGAGGACTACGTCGACAAAATCGCCATCGTGACTCCCTGA
- a CDS encoding helix-turn-helix domain-containing protein, with the protein MTERIADQEPLIAPSLQFGALLREYRIAAGMRQKDLAAILGWSVSQISMIERGERAAKEEFASKVDEVLNAGGALLSAWRKANEQATRLPTWFRRWVEIEQSADSLRTWEPLIVPGLLQTADYARALITGKPGVTHDRVEATLAARIDRQHILDREDPPMLWVVLDEGVLTRPVGNKAVMAGQMDHLLAMAGRPRVTVQVLPRDSWSTTGLMGAFVIARGRNMPDMAYAESSVYGQVTGDSDEVAEITARYETIHGEAQTQRASSDLIRETRKQWTT; encoded by the coding sequence ATGACCGAGAGAATCGCGGACCAAGAGCCTTTGATTGCACCTAGTCTACAATTCGGGGCACTACTTCGTGAATACCGCATAGCCGCTGGAATGCGACAAAAAGACCTGGCCGCCATCCTGGGATGGTCGGTTTCCCAGATCAGCATGATCGAGCGTGGCGAACGTGCCGCCAAGGAGGAGTTCGCCAGCAAGGTCGACGAGGTTCTCAACGCGGGCGGCGCGCTGCTGTCGGCCTGGCGGAAGGCGAACGAGCAGGCCACCCGCCTGCCGACCTGGTTCCGGCGCTGGGTGGAGATCGAGCAGAGCGCCGACTCGCTGCGGACCTGGGAACCATTGATCGTCCCCGGCCTGCTCCAGACAGCGGACTACGCGCGGGCACTCATCACCGGCAAGCCGGGTGTCACCCACGACCGGGTGGAGGCGACCCTGGCCGCACGGATAGACAGGCAACACATCCTCGACCGGGAAGACCCGCCCATGCTATGGGTAGTTCTGGACGAAGGCGTCCTCACCCGCCCGGTCGGCAACAAGGCGGTGATGGCCGGACAGATGGATCATCTTCTCGCGATGGCGGGGCGTCCGCGCGTCACCGTTCAGGTGCTCCCCCGCGACTCGTGGAGCACCACGGGGCTCATGGGAGCGTTCGTGATCGCGCGCGGCCGGAACATGCCTGACATGGCCTACGCCGAGTCCTCCGTGTACGGCCAGGTCACCGGCGATTCCGACGAGGTGGCGGAGATCACCGCAAGGTACGAGACGATCCACGGTGAGGCCCAGACACAGCGAGCCTCATCCGACCTGATCAGGGAGACGAGGAAACAGTGGACGACGTAA
- a CDS encoding ATP-binding protein, giving the protein MQSESKKLGEVFLPRTAESVPRARSVVGELLGVDHHAYESVRLVVSELTTNAFKHADRGQVDESIRLALFRCGSIIRIEVTDQGAAFDAPHREAPRTAIQNAGAEFGRGLMIVDELSQGNWGSRDHGRGRGRTVWCELPADLLPEDPETVDQFSAGSAAPVTTIG; this is encoded by the coding sequence ATGCAATCGGAGTCAAAGAAACTCGGAGAAGTTTTCCTGCCGCGTACGGCTGAATCGGTTCCCCGCGCCCGGAGCGTGGTGGGTGAACTGCTCGGTGTCGACCATCACGCTTATGAGTCTGTGAGACTGGTCGTCTCCGAGCTGACCACCAACGCCTTCAAGCACGCCGATCGGGGCCAGGTCGATGAGTCGATCCGGCTCGCCCTGTTCCGGTGTGGCTCGATCATCCGGATAGAGGTCACCGACCAGGGAGCCGCGTTCGACGCGCCGCACCGTGAGGCTCCCCGTACGGCGATCCAGAACGCCGGGGCCGAGTTCGGGCGCGGTCTGATGATCGTCGACGAGCTGTCGCAGGGCAACTGGGGAAGCCGCGACCACGGCCGGGGCCGAGGGCGGACCGTCTGGTGCGAGCTGCCCGCCGACCTCCTCCCCGAGGATCCCGAAACCGTCGATCAGTTTTCCGCCGGCTCCGCTGCGCCGGTCACGACCATCGGTTAA
- a CDS encoding glycerol-3-phosphate dehydrogenase/oxidase: MTARMGTARLGPAERSAALAQMSAEELDVVVIGGGVVGAGVALDAATRGLSVGLLEARDFASGTSSRSSKLIHGGLRYLEQLNFELVREALQERALLLQRIAPHLVRPVPFLFPLQHTGWERPYVGAGLVLYDTMGFSSGLTRGVPGHRHLSRTRALRLAPALRRSAFSGAVQYWDAQVDDARYVMTMLRTASTYGANVASRAQVVGFLREGERVTGVRVRDLESGGELDVRARQVVNATGVWTDDIQELVGGRGQIHVRASKGIHLVVPRDRIHSLTGIILRTEKSVLFVIPWGRHWIIGTTDTAWKLDRAHPAASRSDIDYILDHVNEVLSVPLTHEDVEGVYAGLRPLLSGESEETSKLSREHVVAHPVPGLVMVAGGKYTTYRVMAKDAVDAVAHGLDQRVPPSCTDRVPLAGAEGYQALWNSRQRLAHSSGLHVARIEHLLQRYGSMIDEVLELIERDPSLAKPLTGADDYLRAEVVYAATHEGARHVNDVLTRRTHISIETFHRGVAVVEEAAQLLAGPLGWDAEQIKREVEYYTKRVESERLSQEQDTDQEADAIRLGAPEIVPVAGPEVHPV; this comes from the coding sequence ATGACGGCGCGAATGGGCACCGCACGGCTCGGTCCTGCCGAGCGGTCCGCCGCACTGGCGCAGATGAGCGCCGAGGAACTCGACGTGGTGGTGATCGGAGGTGGAGTCGTCGGAGCGGGGGTCGCGCTGGACGCGGCGACCCGCGGGTTGTCGGTCGGGCTGCTGGAGGCGCGTGACTTCGCCTCGGGTACCTCGTCCAGATCCTCCAAGCTCATCCACGGGGGGTTGCGCTACCTGGAACAGCTCAACTTCGAGCTGGTCAGGGAGGCGCTCCAGGAGCGGGCCCTGCTGCTGCAGCGGATCGCCCCGCACCTGGTGCGGCCGGTGCCCTTCCTGTTCCCGCTCCAGCACACGGGCTGGGAGCGGCCCTATGTCGGCGCCGGCCTGGTGCTGTACGACACGATGGGCTTCTCCTCCGGGCTCACCCGGGGCGTGCCCGGCCATCGGCACCTGTCGCGTACCAGGGCGTTGCGGCTCGCGCCCGCGCTGCGGAGGTCGGCGTTCTCCGGCGCGGTGCAGTACTGGGACGCCCAGGTGGACGACGCCCGCTATGTCATGACCATGCTGCGGACCGCGTCCACGTACGGGGCCAACGTCGCCTCGCGGGCGCAGGTGGTGGGCTTTCTCCGCGAGGGGGAGCGGGTCACCGGCGTCCGGGTGCGCGACCTGGAGAGCGGCGGTGAGCTGGACGTACGGGCCCGCCAGGTGGTCAACGCCACCGGGGTGTGGACCGACGACATCCAGGAACTGGTCGGCGGGCGCGGGCAGATCCACGTGCGCGCCTCCAAGGGCATCCACCTGGTGGTGCCGCGCGACCGGATCCACTCGCTCACCGGGATCATCCTGCGCACCGAGAAGTCGGTGCTGTTCGTCATCCCCTGGGGCCGTCACTGGATCATCGGCACCACCGACACCGCCTGGAAGCTGGACCGGGCACACCCGGCGGCGTCGCGGTCGGACATCGACTACATCCTCGACCACGTGAACGAGGTGCTCTCGGTCCCGCTCACCCATGAGGACGTCGAGGGCGTCTACGCGGGGCTGCGCCCGCTGCTGTCGGGGGAGTCCGAGGAGACCTCCAAGCTCTCCCGCGAGCACGTGGTGGCCCACCCGGTCCCGGGGCTGGTCATGGTAGCCGGAGGGAAATACACGACATATCGCGTTATGGCGAAGGATGCGGTGGACGCGGTGGCGCACGGTCTGGACCAGCGGGTCCCGCCCTCCTGCACCGACCGCGTCCCGCTGGCCGGGGCCGAGGGCTACCAGGCGCTGTGGAACTCCAGGCAGCGGCTGGCCCACTCCTCAGGGCTGCACGTGGCCAGGATCGAGCACCTGCTCCAGCGGTACGGCTCGATGATCGACGAGGTGCTGGAGCTGATCGAGCGGGACCCGTCGCTGGCCAAACCGCTGACCGGAGCGGACGACTACCTCCGGGCGGAGGTGGTCTACGCGGCCACCCACGAGGGGGCCAGGCACGTGAACGACGTGCTGACCCGGCGTACGCACATCTCGATCGAGACCTTCCACCGTGGCGTGGCCGTGGTCGAGGAGGCCGCCCAGTTGCTCGCCGGGCCGCTGGGCTGGGACGCCGAGCAGATCAAGCGCGAGGTGGAGTACTACACCAAGCGCGTCGAGTCGGAGCGGCTCTCCCAGGAGCAGGACACCGACCAGGAGGCCGACGCCATCCGCCTCGGTGCCCCGGAGATCGTTCCGGTGGCCGGTCCGGAGGTTCATCCGGTCTAG
- a CDS encoding DUF2079 domain-containing protein, with amino-acid sequence MQKQVVYGVMYMGVGLAYTGLVLAVLIPAVGGDSTMYWAYGHLGGNMSAVVVHVLSDPLGVLGSLFSPQVKLDTLAFLLWPTLLACLFSPLTLIALPQLLERMLSDRTQWWVTDFHHSAITVAVLFCAGVDGAARVIRWARRREPGLSERGASLLWAAAVCAVALTLLPRFPFDQLIRPGFYEKHPDVVAAEQVVAAVPSGVVVEAVNHVGPRLSARTTVLLWEDRPPTAPWIVADTARAAYPWGSLDRQRQRVDELRSQGYRVVYEREGYVVLHRT; translated from the coding sequence TTGCAAAAGCAAGTCGTGTACGGGGTCATGTACATGGGGGTCGGTCTGGCGTACACGGGTCTCGTCCTCGCCGTCCTCATCCCGGCCGTGGGCGGCGACTCCACCATGTACTGGGCGTACGGCCACCTCGGTGGCAACATGTCCGCGGTGGTCGTGCACGTCCTCAGCGACCCGCTGGGCGTCCTCGGCAGCCTCTTCAGCCCGCAGGTCAAGCTCGACACGCTGGCCTTCCTGCTGTGGCCGACCCTGCTGGCCTGCCTGTTCTCCCCGCTGACGCTGATCGCCCTCCCCCAGTTGCTGGAGCGTATGCTCTCCGACCGCACGCAGTGGTGGGTGACCGACTTCCATCACAGCGCCATCACGGTGGCCGTCCTGTTCTGTGCGGGAGTCGACGGAGCCGCCCGGGTGATCCGCTGGGCGCGACGCCGCGAACCCGGCCTGAGCGAGCGCGGCGCGTCGCTGCTCTGGGCGGCCGCCGTCTGCGCCGTCGCGCTCACCCTCCTGCCGCGATTCCCCTTCGACCAGCTCATCAGGCCCGGCTTCTACGAGAAACACCCCGATGTGGTCGCGGCCGAGCAGGTGGTCGCGGCCGTACCTTCCGGTGTGGTCGTCGAGGCAGTCAACCACGTGGGCCCCCGCCTGTCCGCCCGCACCACCGTCCTGCTGTGGGAGGACAGACCCCCTACCGCCCCCTGGATCGTCGCCGACACCGCCCGCGCCGCCTACCCCTGGGGCTCACTCGACCGTCAACGCCAACGCGTCGACGAACTGAGGAGCCAGGGCTACCGGGTCGTCTACGAGCGCGAAGGCTACGTGGTCCTGCACCGCACCTGA